The genomic window TGATTCTGCGAGGAGCGGATGGCTACAACAATACCAATGGTAGATAAAAGCATAAAGGTAACCTGATCGCAGATAATGGCAACAGCCAGTTCCTTTTCACTAAAATAAGCCACAATTAAAGGAAACCCTATAAATGAAGTATTACTTAAAGAACTGGTTAGTTTTAACCCGCCAGCAGTGGATTTGCTAATATTCCCAGTGCGACTATACAGCGTAATAAATAACCAACCAAATAGCCAAACACAAATTGGTGCCAGCACAGGAAAAAATAGATCCTTAGTCCAGGTTATATGTGGCAGATATCTAAAAGAAACTGCTGGTAGTGCGATATAGATAATCCAGGCATTAATGCCTTTGTGCGCATCTTTGGGTAGCGATTTACTTTTTCTGAAAAGAATCCCGGCTAAAATGCATAAACCTATAATAATGAAGTTTGCCATTGTTAGCGCAAAGATAATTTATAAAAGAAAAACGCCAATAAGAAATTGCCTATGGCGTTTTTAATAATTTATACCGAAGGTTTTGGTTTTTTCTTTTTGTTCCAAACCTTTTTCTTGCCCTTATGTTGAGGTCTCTTTTCTTCCACATGCGTAATTTCCATTGCAGCGATGCTTTCTGGCAGTGGCATGCGGGGAACTTCCTTCTCGATTAATTTTTCGATGTTATCGAATTTGCGCTTATCTCTTCCATTAACTAATGTAATGGCCGTTCCTTTGGTTGCAGCTCTTGCCGTACGGCCAATACGGTGTACGTAATCAGCCGGATCGCCAGGAACATCATAATTGATTACCAAGTCTATTCCCTCTACGTCGATTCCGCGAGATAATACATCTGTTCCGATTAAAATTGGCAATCTCCTGTTTTTGAAAGCCAGTAAAATATCTTCGCGTTCTTTCTGCCCTAAGTCAGAGTGAAAAGCTTCTGCTTTAATACCCAGTCCTTTAAAGGTTTTATACAGCGCTTTTACTTTTTCCTTTGTCGAAACGAAAATGATACTGCTTTTGTATTGCCCGCTTTTAAAAATATCGGTTAATAAGGCCTGTTTCTGTTGGTCGTGAATGTTATAAGCTTGTTGATCGATCCCCTCAGCAGGTTTAGCAATTGAAATGGTAATCTGCTTTGGTTCGTGCAAAATCTTACCCGCCATGGTTCTTATTTTCGGTGCCATTGTAGCCGAGAATAAAAGTGTTTGCCTTTTCTTTGGCAGGTAGCTAATAATGCGGATAATGTCATCGTAAAAGCCCATATCCAACATTCTATCTGCTTCATCTAAAATTAAATGCTGCAAATGTTCCAGTTTTAACACACCTGAAGATAAATGTGCCATGAGTCTGCCTGGAGTGGCAATAATAATATCCACGCCATTGCGCATAGAACGTTTTTGCTGTTCGTAAGCGATACCATCTCCCCCACCGTAAACCGCTAAAGAACTGATATTGGTAAAATAAGCTAGCGCTTCAACCTGTAAATCGATCTGTTGCGCAAGCTCGCGTGTTGGAGCCAATATCAAGGTATTGTTGTGCCTATCGGCAGCTTTACTAATTTTATCCATTACGGGTAAAAGGTAGCTGGCCGTTTTTCCTGTACCAGTTTGAGCGCAGGCAATCAGATCATGATTATCTAAAATTACCGGGATGGCTTGTTCTTGTATTGGAGTAGCGCTTTTATACCCCATGGCCATTAAGCCTTCGTATAAATCGGGGTTAAAATTAAAATCGTTAAAATTCAATCTATTGTGTTTATGTCTTTTAGCAAAAGTACCTTAAAATACCGCTAATAGCAAACCGCATTTTAATATCGATATATTAAATGATTTTGAAGGCTATATGTGGTAACGCTTTAGGTAGCATAAAAACAAAAAAGCCCCGATTGTTATAAACAACCGGGGCCTGGAAATTATAATAGACGAAACTTAGTCTACCAGAATATCTTTTTCTGGTGTATTCGTTTCAGGATTTTTAGGTAGGGTAACCTTCAAAATTCCATCAGCATAACTGGCTGAAATATTTTCTACTAAAACTTTTCCGTTTAGGCCAAAAGCCCTTTCGAAAGTGCCGTTGCTATATTCTCTGCGGCTATACTTTTTAGCCGAATCGGCTTCTTCTTTAGCTTGGTAAGAAATGGTTAATATATCATCTTTGGTTACCACCTTTAAATTCTCTTTAACCAAAGCTGGTGCAAAAAGTTCAATAATAAAGCTGTTTTCTGTTTCTTCTATATTAGCGGGTACTTTTCTAAAGCCCTGGTTAAACATGGCGTGTTTGTGGTGACCGAAAGGACCACCAAAATGCCTTCCAAATCTTCCTTCTCCTGCGCCGAAGCGACTATGCATCTTGCCCGAATGGCATCTATGTTCGTTGTACATTTTATTTAATTTTAATTGTTATTTATGCTGTTAATTTATCGGCTTAAGCGAATTAGTTGTAAGTCTTCTGCTCCGTTTTAGGAATGCCCAATAGCTGTGTAATAATATTTGCGTAGGGATATGATGGCGAGAAAACGGCGTAATCAAATTTTAAACCCCTTATCTGAACCAAAATATCATCGATAAATTTCATTGGCTCAAGCAATGCGCTGATTAATCCCGATTTAGGTTTCTCTTCTTCATCAATTGCCTTTTTCCCTTGAAAAATATTCAGCTCCTGATTGTAGGCTTTAAAGTCAGCACCGATTTGTTCTATAGGGGCCTTAAATTCATCCGAGCTAAAGAAAGTTACCTTCTCCCCTCGGGTAATCAGCTCGTTTGCCATACCCAAAATCGGACTGACATCGGCCTGAGATGGATCGCTTAAAAAAAGTATCTGTGACATTATCTTATCTATTTACTTTGTTTATACTGTCAACAGGACTAATCACGGCATTATCCATTTTTCTACTATGGTGACTGTAACTATGGTTTCTATGATGTTCTTGCTGGCAATCATCATGATAATGCCTGTTTTTAAAATCTAACCGATCGCGGTATCCATTCTGAACCGCCAGTACATTTAAGCTGTAAAAAGTTCCTGCAGCAACAGCCAATGCCAATAATATTCTAAATGCTCTCATGGCAGTTAATAATTTACGTTAATGTTGTTAACTGTTCCATTGCCTTGTACGGTTGGCCTGTACCATTGGTTATCGATCGGCACAATTGGGTTGTAATGATTCTCGAAACCATTAAAGCGGTTATGGAAATAATGGTGGCGCCTACCGATAAAAATCCTGAACATTAAACCGATCAGCATGATGGCTAATATAAATTTGAACACAAATGGTATGAAGAAAGCGACCGCACCAAGTACAATCCCAAATCCTATGGTTTTTAATATCTTTTTCATTCTCTATATTTTTTTTACGGTAACCAATTCATCATGAACAAATTGACTAACACATCTTTATTTTTGTTATTTATATAGGAAGACGGAGCAACTTTATTTTTACTTTAAATTATTTTGATTTTTTTATTTACTAAAGAATTTTGTCATCCTGAATGCAATGAAGGATCTTTTAGTAGATAATCCTTTCGGTTGGTGAGCCACCAACTGATAGAATAAA from Flavobacterium sp. W4I14 includes these protein-coding regions:
- a CDS encoding UDP:flavonoid glycosyltransferase YjiC (YdhE family) (product_source=COG1819; cath_funfam=3.40.50.2000; cog=COG1819; superfamily=53756), which encodes MSQILFLSDPSQADVSPILGMANELITRGEKVTFFSSDEFKAPIEQIGADFKAYNQELNIFQGKKAIDEEEKPKSGLISALLEPMKFIDDILVQIRGLKFDYAVFSPSYPYANIITQLLGIPKTEQKTYN
- a CDS encoding hypothetical protein (product_source=Hypo-rule applied; transmembrane_helix_parts=Inside_1_11,TMhelix_12_34,Outside_35_88), with product MKKILKTIGFGIVLGAVAFFIPFVFKFILAIMLIGLMFRIFIGRRHHYFHNRFNGFENHYNPIVPIDNQWYRPTVQGNGTVNNINVNY
- a CDS encoding ATP-dependent RNA helicase RhlE (product_source=KO:K11927; cath_funfam=3.40.50.300; cog=COG0513; ko=KO:K11927; pfam=PF00270,PF00271; smart=SM00487; superfamily=52540) — translated: MNFNDFNFNPDLYEGLMAMGYKSATPIQEQAIPVILDNHDLIACAQTGTGKTASYLLPVMDKISKAADRHNNTLILAPTRELAQQIDLQVEALAYFTNISSLAVYGGGDGIAYEQQKRSMRNGVDIIIATPGRLMAHLSSGVLKLEHLQHLILDEADRMLDMGFYDDIIRIISYLPKKRQTLLFSATMAPKIRTMAGKILHEPKQITISIAKPAEGIDQQAYNIHDQQKQALLTDIFKSGQYKSSIIFVSTKEKVKALYKTFKGLGIKAEAFHSDLGQKEREDILLAFKNRRLPILIGTDVLSRGIDVEGIDLVINYDVPGDPADYVHRIGRTARAATKGTAITLVNGRDKRKFDNIEKLIEKEVPRMPLPESIAAMEITHVEEKRPQHKGKKKVWNKKKKPKPSV
- a CDS encoding hypothetical protein (product_source=Hypo-rule applied; cleavage_site_network=SignalP-TM; superfamily=53098; transmembrane_helix_parts=Inside_1_6,TMhelix_7_29,Outside_30_77), which translates into the protein MRAFRILLALAVAAGTFYSLNVLAVQNGYRDRLDFKNRHYHDDCQQEHHRNHSYSHHSRKMDNAVISPVDSINKVNR
- a CDS encoding HSP20 family protein (product_source=KO:K13993; cath_funfam=2.60.40.790; cog=COG0071; ko=KO:K13993; pfam=PF00011; superfamily=49764) — its product is MYNEHRCHSGKMHSRFGAGEGRFGRHFGGPFGHHKHAMFNQGFRKVPANIEETENSFIIELFAPALVKENLKVVTKDDILTISYQAKEEADSAKKYSRREYSNGTFERAFGLNGKVLVENISASYADGILKVTLPKNPETNTPEKDILVD